A genomic segment from Methanoplanus limicola DSM 2279 encodes:
- a CDS encoding type II toxin-antitoxin system HicB family antitoxin gives MRNLKIIVEKHEDGYIAYPIGLKGVVIGEGDTYEEALSDVKSAIVFHIESFGSDVFENEEILETFVAEVAV, from the coding sequence ATGCGGAACTTAAAAATTATCGTTGAAAAACATGAAGATGGTTATATTGCATACCCCATTGGCCTGAAAGGGGTAGTAATTGGTGAAGGCGACACATATGAAGAAGCACTTTCAGATGTTAAATCTGCAATTGTGTTTCACATAGAATCGTTTGGAAGTGATGTATTTGAAAATGAGGAGATACTGGAAACCTTTGTGGCAGAGGTTGCAGTCTGA